ACCTTGCGGGCTTCCTCGCCTTCTTCAATGCGGCGGGCCAGCGCAATTTCTTCTTCCAGCGTCAGCAGCGGCACCCGGCCAATCTCGTGCAGGTACTGGCGCACCGGGTCGTTGGACACCGCGCGCGGCATGTCGTCGAAGTATTTCTCCTCGTCGTCATCCTGCGCGGCGGCCGCTGTGGTGCCCTCCTCGCCTTCCTCGCTCTCGGCGTCTTCCTCGTCATCGTCGAGGTCCTGCACCTCGATACTCTGACCGGCCAGGAACAACTGCATGTCCTCGAAGGCGTCAGGGCTTTCGGGGTCCAGCCCCGCCGCTTCCAGGGCGGCGGCCAGGGCTGTGGCGATGTCCTCGCTGGACAGCACGCCCGCTGCGCGGCCCGCTTTCAGCAGTTCCTGAATGCTAGGGTGCGCGTAGTAGGGCTTCTCGGCGGGACCACCCTTGACGGGCGCGGCCGGTTTGGCACTCTTGGCCGGTTTGGCAGCCTTAGCACTGGCTTTGGTCGCTGGGGCGGCCTCCACAGGCGCCGCAGGGCCCTCAGCAGGCAGGTCAGCGCTGGCCTCTGCGGCAGCCGCCGCCTTGGGCTTGGCCTCTGCTTTCTTCGTGGGTTTGGGGGCCGCCTTGGCGGTGGCCTTGGGGGCCGGCTTTTTGACAGGCGCCTCAGGTTTTTCGGTCACAGCGGGCTTGGCAGCCTGTGGGGCAGCTTTGGCCGGAACAGGGGCGCTATCGGAAGCAGGCTTAGGTGCACCTACACGGGCGCGGGTACGGACAGCGGCGGCTTTGGGCGCGGCGCCGTCAGGCTCGGGCGCGTCAACTTTCTTGCGGGTGCGAACGGGAGAATCTGCCATGCGGCCTCCTGTGGGGGTGCGTCTTGGGGCGAGGACATGCGGGCGGCGCGTGGGCAGGCACCCGGCGTCAGAACGGGTCAGTCTAGCAAACAGCGGCGCAGAGCGGGGGCAGCGAAGAAGCGGCGCGGAGCACAGTCACCGGGAGGCCAGGCCAGTCAGGGTGGTCATCAGGTCTCCTCTAGCAGAGACGAGCCGCACGCGGCGCAGCTGGTGCGGCCCGAACAACCTGGAACGCCCTGGGCAAGATGTCAGGCTAGGCGGCAACATTCGGAGCAGAGACAAGAGAGGCGGCGCAACACCAGAGCCGGGGCCAACAGGAAGATTACGAGGGAACCGGTCTACAGGTTCCCACACTCAGGCCGGGCGTGTGACGCTCAGAATCTTAAAGCCGCCTTCACGCCGCCGCTCACTGACTGCGCCGATAGCCGCCAGGTCGCGCTCGTAGGGCAGCGGCTCGTTGGCCACCAGATACAGGGTGCCGCCGGGGCGCAGGCGGCGGGCGGCGGCGGCCATGAATTCCCGCGCCACATCCAGCACTACGCCGCGCCCCACGTGAAAGGGCGGGTTGGTCAGGATGAGGTCGAAGGTGCGCTCTCCCAGGTCGGCGTCCACATCCGAATGAATGACCTCGCCGCTTAGGCCACTGGCATGCAGGGTGGCCTGGGCGCTGCGCACGCTGGCCAGGTCACCGTCCACCAGCACGGCCCGCGCGCTGCGCCGGGCGGCCCAGGCGCCGATCAGGCCGGTGCCGCAGCCCAGGTCCAGCAGGTCGCGGCCCTCCACTTCCAAGTCAGCCAGGGTGTCCAGCAGCAGGGCGGTGGCCTTGTCGGGCCGGGCGGCACTGAAGACGCCGGGGCCGCCCACCACCGTGACGCCGTAGGCCTCGTAGCCCTCGGGGGCGGGCAGTGGGGGCGTAGGGCCGGGGCGGCGCACCAGCCTCGCCACCCGCATCCCGCCGTCGCGGGCCACGGTCTCGCCGGCCCCGAAGGCCGCGCCGGCCTGACGGACGTAACGGTCAAAGCCCTTGTCACGGTCGCCGGCCAGGTACAGGGTGCCGCCGGGCGGCGTGCAGGCGTGCGCCCAGGCCACCTGCGCGGCGGCGTAGGCGTTGCCCCGGTCCCCGGCCAGCACCAGAGCCACTGTGCGGGCACGTTCGGGCCAGCGCCCGGTGAGGGGGTCGCCGGGCACGGCGGGTTCCGGGTCCAGGCCAGCGGCCCGCAGCGCGCGCAGGGCGGCGGCGCTGCCCTCCACGGCGCGCAGGGTCACGCCGGGCAAGCTGGCCAGCAGCCCGCTCATGGCACTCAGGTCGAGCACCTCGCCGCTCACGCGGTCTTTTTTCATGGTCTGGGCCAGCAGCGCCTGGGCGTCATCAATGCCGGGAAAGCCGCGCACGCCGCTTTTGGTCAGGGGCGCGGCCAAACCCTCCAGGCGGGGCGGCAGGAGGGCGGGCCGCACCTCGGCGTAGGGATGGTCGGAGGACACCGGGCGGGCGGAGGGCCGGCCAGGAGCGTCGGGTTTCTGAAAGCGAATTTTCTGCCGGGGCCTGCGAGTCACGGGTACAGAGTGGCACATGCGGGCAGAGGGAGCGGCGGGGCCGTGAGACCAGGAGGACAGCCCGCCCCTCTAGTTCACAGAGGCCGCCGCCTGAGACGGCGACTCGCTCGGCCGCGCACCTCCGGCGAGACCTCTCAATTCAATGTCACCCTCAAGCGCAGTGAAAACTGCTCGGGGCGGCCCCTTCTGCTAGCGTGCCGGGCAGCATGACCCTTCCTTCTGTCACGCCCGACTGGGCGTATGAACGCGAACACTGGCGGCGCGGCTATTTTCGTGTGGCTGGCGTGGATGAGGCCGGACGCGGCGCCTGGGCCGGCCCGGTGACCGTGGCGGCCGTCATCCTGCCGGGCCTGGCCATGGATTATCCCTTCCGCGACAGCAAGCAGCTGACCCCGGCAGTGCGCGAAACCCTGGCCGTGCAGGTGCGCGAGGTGGCGCTCAGCTGGGCCGTCGAACACGCCTGGCCCGAGGAAATTGACCGCCTGAATATCCTGGGCGCCACCCACGCGGCCGCCCTGCGGGCGCTGGCGCGCCTGAACCCGCCCCCGCAGGCGCTGGTCACCGACTACCTGAAACTGCGCGCGGGCCTGCCCATCAGCGCGCCCCCCAGAGCCGACGCCCTGAGTTACTCGGTGGCAGCCGCCAGTCTGCTGGCCAAAACAGAGCGCGACCGCCTGATGCTGGAACTGGACGGACAATACCCCAGCTACGGCTTTGCGGGACATAAAGGCTACGGCGCCCCCGCCCACCGCGCGGCCTTGCAGGCGCTGGGGGTTAGCCCGGTGCACCGCCGCTCGTTTGCCCCTGTCCGGGCGCTGCTGAGCCGCCCCGAGCCTCTGTTTGACCCACAATGAGGCCATGACGGCAACGGTTCTGTGTGTGGCCCGTGACAGTACCCACCGCTTTAGCAAGGTGCCGCGCCCGGCTATTACGCTGCTGGCCAGGCTGGGCGTGGCCGGGGACGCCCACGCGGGCCGCACCGTTCAGCACCGCTCCCGCGTGCGGGCTGACCCCACGCAGCCCAACCTGCGCCAGATTCACCTGATTCACGCCGAGCTGCTGGATGACCTCGCCCTGCGAGGCTTCGCCGTGCGCCCCGCCGACCTGGGCGAAAATGTGACCACACGCGGCGTGGACCTGCTGGCCCTCCCACGCGGCACCCGGTTGAGGCTGGGTGAGGCGGTGGTTGAGGTCACCGGACTGCGCAACCCGTGCGCGCAGATTGAGGCGTTTCAGCCAGGGCTCTTGAAAGAACTCGTGGGGCAGGACGAGGCAGGGCAGCCGGTCTTCCGAGCCGGTGTCATGGGTGTGGTACTGGTGGGCGGCGACGTGCAGCCCGGTGACCCCATTGAGATCACCCTGCCTCCGCAGCCGCACGAACGGCTGCAACGGGTGTAGAGGGAACCTCTCAACGGCGGCACTTGGGGCAACTGGCGCCACTTGCCGCCGCGCCGGGTGGCGTTCAGGTACCCGGAGAGGGCCGGCAGGCGGGTCCAGACCCTGCTCCTGCTGACTCTCTGGCGCCGCATGCCCAGTTCGTGCGGCCTGAAGCACTTGGAGGCGGTGGAATCAGAGAGTGCCTCAGTGAGCAGTCGTGAAGGAGACTGGTAGGCTTTCTCCCCGACACCCCTCACCGCAGGCCCCTGTGGTTAACCGCTCCAGGCTTGGTCCTCAGCCGGGCGGCGTTCAATGCCCAGTTGCGTTTCGGTGGGCCGGAACCCCACCCGCTCGTACAGGGCCTGGGCGTGGTAGCCAGGGTCAGCCACAATCACCAGGGTGCGTGTGCCCAGGGTCTGGCGCGCCCACTCGGCGGCCGTATGAACCAGGGTGCCGGCCAGGCCACGCGAACGCGCCTCAGGGTGGGTCTCGACACTCTGGTAACGCGCCACGCCCTGCCCCGCGTCAAAGATGCCCAGGCCGCTCAGCATGGTGCCGTCAGCCTCAAAAGCGCCAAACACCGCGCCCTGACCGGCCGCCTGCA
Above is a genomic segment from Deinococcus betulae containing:
- a CDS encoding MOSC domain-containing protein produces the protein MTATVLCVARDSTHRFSKVPRPAITLLARLGVAGDAHAGRTVQHRSRVRADPTQPNLRQIHLIHAELLDDLALRGFAVRPADLGENVTTRGVDLLALPRGTRLRLGEAVVEVTGLRNPCAQIEAFQPGLLKELVGQDEAGQPVFRAGVMGVVLVGGDVQPGDPIEITLPPQPHERLQRV
- a CDS encoding ribonuclease HII is translated as MTLPSVTPDWAYEREHWRRGYFRVAGVDEAGRGAWAGPVTVAAVILPGLAMDYPFRDSKQLTPAVRETLAVQVREVALSWAVEHAWPEEIDRLNILGATHAAALRALARLNPPPQALVTDYLKLRAGLPISAPPRADALSYSVAAASLLAKTERDRLMLELDGQYPSYGFAGHKGYGAPAHRAALQALGVSPVHRRSFAPVRALLSRPEPLFDPQ
- the rpoD gene encoding RNA polymerase sigma factor RpoD yields the protein MADSPVRTRKKVDAPEPDGAAPKAAAVRTRARVGAPKPASDSAPVPAKAAPQAAKPAVTEKPEAPVKKPAPKATAKAAPKPTKKAEAKPKAAAAAEASADLPAEGPAAPVEAAPATKASAKAAKPAKSAKPAAPVKGGPAEKPYYAHPSIQELLKAGRAAGVLSSEDIATALAAALEAAGLDPESPDAFEDMQLFLAGQSIEVQDLDDDEEDAESEEGEEGTTAAAAQDDDEEKYFDDMPRAVSNDPVRQYLHEIGRVPLLTLEEEIALARRIEEGEEARKVLDEDLDLDDRGRRRLMRQMEDGAAARQGLIEANLRLVVSIAKKYTGRGLGFLDLIQEGNQGLIRAVEKFEYRRRYKFSTYATWWIRQAINRAIADQARTIRIPVHMVETINKLTRTARQLQQELSREATYEEIAEAMGPGWDAAKVEEVQKVSQEPVSLETPIGDEKDSFYGDFIPDENLDSPVENAAKTLLSEELEKALSKLTEREAMVLKFRKGLVDGREHTLEEVGQRFSVTRERIRQIENKALRKLKYHESRTRKLRDFLD
- a CDS encoding class I SAM-dependent methyltransferase: MTRRPRQKIRFQKPDAPGRPSARPVSSDHPYAEVRPALLPPRLEGLAAPLTKSGVRGFPGIDDAQALLAQTMKKDRVSGEVLDLSAMSGLLASLPGVTLRAVEGSAAALRALRAAGLDPEPAVPGDPLTGRWPERARTVALVLAGDRGNAYAAAQVAWAHACTPPGGTLYLAGDRDKGFDRYVRQAGAAFGAGETVARDGGMRVARLVRRPGPTPPLPAPEGYEAYGVTVVGGPGVFSAARPDKATALLLDTLADLEVEGRDLLDLGCGTGLIGAWAARRSARAVLVDGDLASVRSAQATLHASGLSGEVIHSDVDADLGERTFDLILTNPPFHVGRGVVLDVAREFMAAAARRLRPGGTLYLVANEPLPYERDLAAIGAVSERRREGGFKILSVTRPA